In one window of Miscanthus floridulus cultivar M001 chromosome 12, ASM1932011v1, whole genome shotgun sequence DNA:
- the LOC136495524 gene encoding uncharacterized protein → MVGFPRTFHAILGHPCYAKFIAVPNYTYLKLKMPGPHGVVTVSTSFCRAYECEVKCCRHAIVVIASKELATLREEVIEEVPNAKRSSRSFESMEGSKEVLMDPSSSEGKKVHIGTALSSE, encoded by the coding sequence ATGGTAGGattccctagaaccttccacgccatcctaggacatccatgctatgcgaagttcatagccgtccccaactatacatacctcaagctaaagatgccaggtccCCACGGGGTCGTCACCGTCAGCACCTCCTTCTGtcgtgcttacgagtgcgaagtcaaaTGTTGCCGCCACGCCATAGTAgtcatcgcctccaaagagctcgccaccctcagggaggaagTCATTGAAGAAGTGCCCAATGCAAAGAGGTCATCTAGATCGTTTGAATCAATGGAagggtccaaggaggtcctcatggaccccagcagctctgagggcaaaaaGGTCCACATCggaaccgcgctctcctccgaatag